CCATTTCCTTTTTTAAAAGAAGAGTAAAATCACCAATTGAAGTGATCAAAGTGGAGTTGCAAAATAGGCAAAAGGTGAAGCTGGTAAGGAACCCTACAGCGGAGGAGAAAAAAATCATCAATGAGATAAAGCGGAAAACCGAACAGTTAAATGAAAATAATATTACAAGAACGAAAGCCTACCTCGATTTTTATAAGAAGCATCCGGAAATCCACTGGGCATTCCTGGCCCATATGGTTTCTCGGAATGGCGGTTGGAGCATGACTGATTTAAAAGCTGAGCTTTTAAATAGAATATTATCTAAGGAAGAAAAGAAATCCTATTTCTCCTTCCTTGAACGAGGGAATTGGCTGATCTTCCAGGATGCCTATCCACAGCTCCTGCTTTATGAAGAAAGTATGAAGAGGAAAGAATCGCTATTCAGGCTCCTTCCGCACATGAACGTATCTGTATTTATGGAGACGATATGGGAGCACTTTTGGAAGACTTCCAACTCTTCTTTGCTCACTGTAGGGCTGATCATTAATGAACAGCATTATATAGAGAAAAGAGTCATTCAAAATCAAAAGTACATCCAAGAGGTCTTTCATACACTAGAGTTTGAAATACAGGATATTTTGTCCTTCAATCAAATTCTTTTCCCATACAATGATTATGGTGTAATGAAACTGGCGGGCCAGACAGTGAACCAATTTGAGTCGGTGCGCGAAAGAATCCAACTGGGAAAGCGGCTTTATGTTATTCTATTTGATCCTGATGTCCTGAACAAGGTGGAAGAGTGGGCCATCGAACAGTACCATACAGGTTCAAGAAAGGATTACTGGCCCCATATATTTAATGACGTTCATGAAGGGAGCCCCGGACTTAAATATCAAATTAAATTGAGTTCATGCAAGCTAAAACGAGGGGCTAGAAGGATTTATAGCCCCACACTGCAAAACGTATGGAAAAACATTCAGCATCCAGAGGCAGAAACTGGAGAATGGTTTCATGATATTAGAGTCTTGGAGTATCTTAAGGAGATAGAGGAACCCGCTGTTGGAAATATAGAATATGAGTATTGCCAAACACTCGAAAAGCTTGAACTAGCAGCCTTTGCTAAAAAAATTATTTCTATATTTGATTAGCATTCCTTTGGGAGGAGGGAGCGTTAATTGTCTATAGGTTCCTTACTGGGTGTGAAAAACTTCCTTCAGGAATATGCGCAAAGATGTCGAGATAGTGGTTTGATTATGACAGGTTTTAGTTGATGGAGCGCAAAGCTGTCAAGAAAGTGCTGTTATTATGACAGCTTTCCGTTTGTGGAGCGCAAAGCTGTCAAGAAAATACGGTTATTGTGACAGCTTTCCGTTTGTGAAGCCCGAAGCTGTCAAAAAAAGCGGTTATTGTGACAGCTTTCCGTTTGTGGAGCGCAAAGCTGTCAAGAAAATACGGTTATTGTGACAGCTTTCCGTTTGTGAAGCCCGAAGCTGTCAAGAAAATACGGTTATTGTGACAGCTTTCCGTTTGTGGAGCCTAAAGCTGTCAAGAAAAAGCGGTTATTATGACAACTTTCCGGTAGTGGAGCCCAAAGCTGTCAAGAAAGAGCAGTTATTATGACAACTTTCCGTTTGTGAAGCCCGAAGCTGTCAAGAAAAAGCGGTTATTGTGACAGCTTTCCGTTTGTGGAGTCTAAAGCTGTCAAGAAAAAGCGGTTATTATGACAACTTTCCGGTAGTGGAGCCCAAAGCTGTCAAGAAAGAGCAGTTATTGTGTAAAGAAACGGTTGTATAAAAACCGTTTCTTTTCTTATGGATGGTGTAGGTGTTCCTGGTGAGGGATACTTCCCGTAAGAGCTTCGATCCAAGTGTCTCCCAGTTGGCTTCCTGAATAGAGATAGATAACCAGCATTATAAAGGCGAGAATAGGTTTCATTACATATTTTTTGGGTGCGTTTGCTGACTCTGTTTGGGGGAGTATTTTAAACAGGAATAAAGCAGCTATTGAAATGGTTAAGAAGATATTGATCAATATCAGTGACTTTTCAGGTGGCAGCATTTCTCCAAGCATGGCCCCCATCATGCCGCCCATTATTCCTGACATAAGCCCCTCGATTGATGCAGCAGCATTGAATACAGCTCCCATTATTGTGCCAGCTGCTGCTCCTAAAAGCATGGAAAGAATGGTAGATAAAAATAAATCTCCGCGAAAAACAGCTCCAAGTAATACCCCGCTAGTCAATCCGATATTCATGCCGAGATACATTGATATGATCATCCCATTCATGCTCGTCAATTCATTTCTGTATCGAAGGCCCAATATTATGGAAATCACAAGGGTAACTGCGAGAGTGAAAAAAATATAAGCATTGAACAAAATCATGGCTAGCCTCCTTTTCACCATCTTATGAAAATGGAGGACAAACCATTACTAGATGAGTATAACTTCTCGTTTCCATTTAAAATAGCACCTGTCCAATTTGGACAGGTGCTATTGATGATGCGAATTTATCCGGTAAGTTTTGGCCACTCATTATAACGAAGAACATGGTAAATGGCCAGCCCGTCACTATAATTGCCGTTGCCGTAATCAACTGGGACCAATGAAAAGGTTGCCAGCCAGACAGAAAAATAGGAATATCGCACAAATATACTATGAGGTTCTATGAAGCCTTGTGAGATGAGTATATTCAGCACCAATACCGACCCAAGGTTAAAAATGATACCGCCAGCATGGACAAGGAAGTGTGTTAACCGATTATTCCATTTAAGTTGCTCATACTCACAAAAAGCGTCCAAAAAATACATGCTATTCAAACTGAATGGTCCTTTCTTGAAAACTGTTTTGCCTCGTCCGAGGGAGAAAGTGAATTTCCCTCCAAAGATCCACGCAAAAAAAGAATGTCCTAATTCATGTATCAGTGAAACGACAGGATAAATAAGTAAAAGGGCTAATAGAAAGCCCACGAAGTCAGAAAATCCGAACATGAGTTAGCAACCTCCTCTCTTATTATTATTCTGTTTTAGTAATGGCTTGATATTTATTGTTATATCCGCATTTCTTAGATTTGGCTCTTTTGAATAGGCGTAGGAAATGGTTGATAATCGAATACTATTAGCTTGTGGACTGCAATGTTTATGAAAAGAACCTAAGTATTCAATGTACAAGTTTTACCCATGGCCTAGTCATATAAACGAATATATGGGTTGAAAAATATGACACAAATACCTTTTTATTTTCTAAAGTTCCATAATCTGTACAAAGTGCTTTTTTATCAAATGGAGAAGGACTAAATTCAAATTCGCCTATACCTTTCCTGGGAACACGAATAGGATAGTACAGAATAAATATAAGAGGAGGGAAGATATGTCGCGTGAAAAAGAAAAAGTGATCCATGTAGATAAGCTTACGATTCATGCCAAAGAAGTTGAAATCATTCAGGAGAGACCTAATAGACACCCTAGGGATAGAAGGCATCCTTTGGATTTCTTTGGTCACGGAAACAGAGGAAGGAATGACTCCGGAGAAGGCAGACACTTTGAGGATGAAAGCAGTTCGGTAGATGGGAAAAGTGAAAGGCAGAGAGGGCCGAGATGGTTCTAACACAGCTTCTATCATAATTTAAATGAACAGGTATAAAGAATGATTTAATGATAGCCGGGAGCTCTCATAAGGAGCTGCTGGCTTTTCCTAATATAATGTAGTTTATCCTCGTACCTTGTCGGACGAGAAAGAATCCGGAGTATATAAGAGGATATAGAGGGAAAAGGGAGTCTCTGTTGGCTCAGTAGGCGAGAGCAATGAATATCAATTGATATGGAGAATTATCAGATAATTTGGATTTTGATTGAATGTTACAGAATTGTTACAATTATCTTTATAAACGTATTTGAAACTCAAATTGTCATATTCGATGAATTAGGAAATATGAATCAATTCCGACAATAGTAGTTTACTATAATCGAGAACTGGGTATTAAGGTTTTAGGGTGAATGTTGCGGTTTTTTATAGTTGGTATAAGAGCCGTTTAACAGAATAAATTTAACATTATAGATTATGAGGGGGAGTTTTAAACAGTGAAGAAAATTTTAACATTATTCATTCTTATGGTGACCATGATTGGTCTCCTGGCTGCTTGTGGCAGCGATGAAAAAGCATCCGGTGACGGCGGTATGAAACTGGCTGAGGATGGCAAGTTCACTTTTGCATCATCTGGTGAATTCAAACCATTCAGCGTAACGGA
The window above is part of the Mesobacillus jeotgali genome. Proteins encoded here:
- a CDS encoding DUF2515 domain-containing protein, whose product is MELQNRQKVKLVRNPTAEEKKIINEIKRKTEQLNENNITRTKAYLDFYKKHPEIHWAFLAHMVSRNGGWSMTDLKAELLNRILSKEEKKSYFSFLERGNWLIFQDAYPQLLLYEESMKRKESLFRLLPHMNVSVFMETIWEHFWKTSNSSLLTVGLIINEQHYIEKRVIQNQKYIQEVFHTLEFEIQDILSFNQILFPYNDYGVMKLAGQTVNQFESVRERIQLGKRLYVILFDPDVLNKVEEWAIEQYHTGSRKDYWPHIFNDVHEGSPGLKYQIKLSSCKLKRGARRIYSPTLQNVWKNIQHPEAETGEWFHDIRVLEYLKEIEEPAVGNIEYEYCQTLEKLELAAFAKKIISIFD